The genome window TTGACCTGAGAGAGAAACTGCTGATGTTTTTCACATGATGgtaaaaagtaattttctgatataaaatggaCGTCacatttctagtcttgatgagctgctttactcAGTTTGTCATTCATACAGCATTCATGCACAGGTCTGTTTTTGCgattaatgtagttttgtttgattgtttatAATCGATCTTTATAATCTGAACTTATTCCATATGTGCAACATCAGGTGGAAGTCTAGACTAATCAGTTCATCTTTGAAGATATAAATGCTCTGtttctgtattaaaaaaagagaaatacttCTGGATCAAAAGTTTTCATAGATATCCATTTGTTCTTCAGCAAAGGGCTGGTTTACGTTTACAtagtcttcatcatcatcatcatcatcatcatcatcatcatcatcatcgaaCTCGTTTTCTTCATCCAACATTCCACATGTTTGCGCCTTCTGCATGTTCTTGCCCTGTGTTGGGTAAAAGTTTATATAGTTGGGCTCCTCATCGCTGTCAGAGTCCTCGTAGTGATTCCCAACAGTCACTGGAAGACAACAGAGTCTGTCATTAACATGAGAAGCAGCTGTGGAGAAAGTAGCTTGTGCACTGTGAAACTTGGATCAGTGGCATTTTGAAGCATTTCGTGGGCCCCGACAAAGGGGACCTGCGGGGGCCCCACATACAATCAAACCTATGCAAGAAAGTGGCAATGGGCCTGGTAATCGGTTTCTAAAGCATGAATGAATATGCGAGGACCTTTTTAAACTCTTCATCCCTGCTTCCCCATGCATCACAGATGTGACGTTAGCAGAAAGAGAGCGAggaagaacaaaacaacaatctcAGTGTATAATGTTACAGTggttattaattttttttatctcttacTTCAATCGAACTTTCAGTTGATCcatttgacaaaatgaaaaatactgAGCACTGTCCTGATTTGTAAAATCTAAAGTTTGCTCCAAACTTCGGTAGCTAAAGGCTATGCTAATCGGTTAGCGCTGATAGGGGTAGTCAATTATGATTTAAGGAGGTCTGGATagagaaaatgtcctcatgCACGGgtctgcagcagcatcatgttTGAGATGCATTATAATTGAGTTCTACATAACAACTCATTTATATTGAAGTAGCATTGTCATTGTGAAATCAAATGAAGAAAGCTGTAATTCAATGccatttaaacattatttattttttggagtCTATCAGTTTTGTCTGCTGAATTTAGTGGGTaacttttattaaatgtatttttaagcTTGGTTTTGTAGGCGTTTCATGTTCCCACTTTTAACCACTGTCACCGTCACAGAGCAGATGAGACACAGCAGTTTCAAACTTCCGAAGGGAAGGATGAACATGAACGCCTCGGCCCATTCCGGATTAAAAGTCCGGTTTTTGACGTCAACCATACGCAGTTTGGAACACGCTATGGTTCACTGACGCACAATTCCGCTGCTCTTTGCGcacagttccaaaatctgggaCCAATATCGGTATCAGTTAATACTCAACTTAGTGATAcagtggagtggctcagtggttaagaccggcaCCCTGTATGCGaaagtttgactccacccctggctgattgtactcaattccattgtaagtcgctttggataaaagcgtctgctaaatgatgtaaatgtaatgtaataatatcaGTATTATAAAAAGTGGTCTGAACATGTGTGCACTGAAAACAGGCAACAACCTGTGTGTCCAGGTGAGCACTTACTTGGAGTTAAGGAGGGGACACCTTGTTGTGTCACGACTCGTCGTCTCTTACGTACCAGGACGATCACCAGCgggaccagcagcagcagcagcagcagcagcagaacaaccCCAGCAGACACTGAGGACACCAGCATCCACAAAGGCACTGGAGAGGAAACATcaacagttgttgttttgttatatttttgtcttcatttggtGCATAGAAGTTGGGACATTTTTGCATATTGGGTTACAATCAGTGTGTTTAATACACAGTTTCCAtttgtgtattaaaaaaagacataacatCCCATAAAGGTCTGTACCCTTGAGGGAGGTGGAGAAGCTGATCTACTGATAAAAGATGAACATCAAAGAGTGCACTGGAAACAGATTCaggaaataacaaaataacagaaatcCCTCACACCAAGTTTCCACATTTCACCACAGCGGAAAAAGGCAGACAAGGAGGTCTGTGTAGACTGATAAGAGAAGCAGAACTGGACTAACGTACAATATGCTACAGTACGTACGTTCAATGACGACACTAATCCACGTCTCCGCTGAAGTGAACTTCCTTGAGGACAGCGTGACTTCATACACACAGCTGTAGTTGCCGTGGTGATCATAGTTGGCGGTGGGGAACTCAAAGGACGCGGATTGGTTGACTGCAGGTTTGGTGTCATTGGCGGTGGAACCAGAGAAGCTGAGAGTGAAAAGGCCTCCGGGGTAGTGGGAGGGAACTGAGCAGGTGAGGACAAAGCTGTGACCCCAGGTGACCTCTACAGCTCCTGGACTCCACTGCAACGCTCCGCCAGGGGACGACAGGGTGATTTCAGGCTGCTGCAGTGGAACTATTTACAACAAAAACCCAATTTAGTTTACTTCAATAGTCTGTCTTGTTGGAAACTTCATAGAAATGAGATACATTATTATTCATCAGTAGAGGAAAGCATTTAGCCCAGAGCTAACATCATTAGCCCAGAGCattgcatgtatatgtatgtatgtatgtatgtaaacatacatacatacacagtactggatatataatatatgttaaAAGGgcagttttagtcagactaacgcaATCATTTAATGTATGAtgacatgtaaatgtactgagtgGTAACCGTGACTCTGCAGTAAACATTCCATCCATGTTGAAGGAAAATGTTTCAAGTTCTCGTCCAATATTGGCCCAAATattagatgaataaataatgtctCTCTTTGATGTTATGCAAcagaaatattatttatttattataataaagcaAACTTGGACAATCCAAACAGCACCGTCTCGCATCAGTATTATCTTTTGggattttttgtaatatatttACTTTGATCATTTAAACAAATCGAGGCGCCAACATCGTGACGCAGTGTTTTTGTCTTACCAATAACAGAGAAAGTGATGGGGTCACTTTTGGGAGAGTAAAAGTCCTGACTTGAACTTGAGGTCTGATACTGGCACCGGTATGATCCCTCATCGTCAAAGTCCACGTGACGGATGTTGAAGGTTGCAGAGCTGGAGCTTGTCTTTTGGCTCTGAGTGGAGGAAGAGTCTGAGGTCTTCATCAGAGTGAATGTACCATCAAAATGCCGAGTTGAGATGGAACAGGTGATGACGACATCGTTGCCCCAGATAACGTCACTGTGAACATCTGCAGAGATGCTGGGCTTTGGGAGGTtcactgaaacaacaacaacaagagcacTTAGGGAGCACAGACCTCGGCCAAGGCTGCAACACTTCCACACATGAACCACATGAACCTTCTTATAGCTATTAGCATCTCACACAAGCATGACATACATCACTGTGATCTGTTGAGCTGTtgctgagacacacacatctacacCTCTACACTACAAATCCCTAAATCTGGATCAGTTCTGGATGAATCCGCCTGATCCTGCATACACATTCCAAATATGATGAgttctgtgatgttttttttacagttttgcccattattTCATGAAAACTTGCAACCTGTTCTCATCCAGAGAGCGTTGCACACCGCCACGCTGTCATATCTCTCAGGCTTACCCTACAGACATTAAAGGTAGCCTTCGTGCTCTGGGCTTTTAATTGACTTCTATGTAAACTACTGGCAGCATATTTGGATGCTCAGAGCAGTGAAATAAAAGTCAGACTATTCGGTTAGGTTTAGGACTGATGTTAAGGTTAGGACCAAGAAAAGGACTCAGGTTAGGGTGTTTGgaccactgaccactgaccacacTCAGGGCAGCTGCTCTAAGCGTTTCGATGAGCAGTGGGTAGATTCTTTACTAAACTGAATGGTCACATCCTTGGATGATCACCTGCTCATCACAAACAGACaggacaaacttacagataaacccacactgatgaaaacacaacagcaacaagtAAAGAATGATTAGGACTACTATAATCTATTACCTGTGAGATGAGACAAAACTCAACTCAGTCATAGGACAAAAGCGTGTTAATACTGGTACGCCACAAAACTGGGAAAACAGATCACGATGCAGTACAACGACAAACTGACACAGCAGGTGGACGAGGCACAGGTGAATCTAATGAGGGCGGAGCAGACAATCAAGTctgcagggaaaacacacagggcAGGAAGTGAAACGAGAGGAGAGctaagtttcacaataaaacaggaaacaagaaataaataaaaaacatgaccTTAAGAGGAATGCTGAGATTTATCAAAATGAAGGATGAAAATAGGACCTGGAAGTGTATTTGTGTCTTTACCTTTgacagagagtctgacagaGCCACTTAACAGAGACTGTGAAGACCCAGAACTATCTCTGAATTGACACTGGTACAATCCGTCATTGTCAAAGGTCACTTGAGAGAAGGTGAGAGTAGCAACAACTGAGCCGCGTGATGATAGCTGTGCTACTTTTTTCCAAGTGGTTGAGCTGGAGGTCGTCATGAAGACGGCGCTTACAAACTTCTCAGGTGAAGATGAACAAGTGAAGCGGACTTTCTGGCCCCAGGTGATCTCACCAGCTGGTGTCAAGGAGATGATGGGCCTTCTAACGCTCTCTGAAACATAATACAGTATTAGagttttaagtgttttcttcatctttcttAGGAGTGTTTTATTGACAACATGCAATAGATTAAGTTGAGATTCAAGTAACAAAAATCTTTTCTTGTGGTCAAGCGGATGGGAAATTGGGCTTGTTACGTGGAGG of Solea solea chromosome 16, fSolSol10.1, whole genome shotgun sequence contains these proteins:
- the LOC131475285 gene encoding uncharacterized protein LOC131475285 → MSSFCAAESVRRPIISLTPAGEITWGQKVRFTCSSSPEKFVSAVFMTTSSSTTWKKVAQLSSRGSVVATLTFSQVTFDNDGLYQCQFRDSSGSSQSLLSGSVRLSVKVNLPKPSISADVHSDVIWGNDVVITCSISTRHFDGTFTLMKTSDSSSTQSQKTSSSSATFNIRHVDFDDEGSYRCQYQTSSSSQDFYSPKSDPITFSVIVPLQQPEITLSSPGGALQWSPGAVEVTWGHSFVLTCSVPSHYPGGLFTLSFSGSTANDTKPAVNQSASFEFPTANYDHHGNYSCVYEVTLSSRKFTSAETWISVVIELPLWMLVSSVSAGVVLLLLLLLLLVPLVIVLVRKRRRVVTQQGVPSLTPMTVGNHYEDSDSDEEPNYINFYPTQGKNMQKAQTCGMLDEENEFDDDDDDDDDDDDDEDYVNVNQPFAEEQMDIYENF